A genomic region of Pirellulales bacterium contains the following coding sequences:
- a CDS encoding DUF4288 domain-containing protein has protein sequence MSWYAAHLVMFVEFKDTVQEQHPVWENIVLIGAASEEEAFEKAERHGRSAEGDECGSFRWGKKPAQWVFAGVRKLTECAMLSDVPGDGTEISFNELELASREDVRKLAQGKPVQVTLADRFPTTSRSGADAESKARKRKPA, from the coding sequence ATGAGTTGGTACGCCGCGCACTTGGTCATGTTCGTCGAGTTCAAAGATACGGTCCAAGAACAACATCCTGTTTGGGAGAACATTGTTCTCATCGGCGCCGCGAGCGAAGAGGAAGCGTTTGAAAAGGCCGAGCGACACGGTCGCAGCGCGGAAGGCGACGAGTGCGGCTCATTCCGCTGGGGCAAAAAGCCGGCACAGTGGGTGTTTGCCGGCGTACGCAAACTGACGGAATGCGCAATGCTCTCTGACGTACCCGGCGACGGCACCGAGATTTCCTTCAACGAATTGGAATTGGCCTCTCGTGAGGACGTCCGAAAACTAGCCCAAGGAAAGCCCGTTCAGGTCACCCTGGCCGATCGTTTTCCCACAACCTCACGAAGTGGCGCGGACGCCGAAAGCAAAGCTCGTAAACGGAAACCTGCCTGA
- a CDS encoding acetyl-CoA C-acyltransferase, with protein sequence MKRAVVIDGVRTAIGRAHKEKGVFRDVRSDDLAVAVIQALVERTGIDPAEVEDLVLGNTQQQGEQGLNVARSIGLMANLSPATGGTTINRLCGSSLQALNQATHAIMAGFEDVQIVGGLEHMHHIAMDAGIDINPKLFHRTSKGALNMGVTAEFLAQTQGISRQEQDVFSMRSHHRAAEATANGDFKNEIVPVWGRNEAGERTLVETDQCIRPDCSLESLGALKPAFMPGVGTVTAGNSSPLNDGAAAMLVMSEEKAAELGLKPLVRVLSTAVVGVDPCVMGTGPVPATQKALKRAGLSLKDIDLIELNEAFAAQTLACVRMLGIDEEKLNVRGGAIAIGHPLGASGARIATTLIHTMVDRGATRGLATMCIGVGQGIATIFELV encoded by the coding sequence ATGAAACGCGCGGTAGTTATCGACGGGGTCCGCACGGCCATCGGCCGCGCGCACAAAGAAAAGGGCGTCTTTCGCGATGTCCGCAGCGACGATCTGGCGGTGGCCGTCATCCAGGCGCTCGTCGAGCGCACCGGTATCGACCCGGCTGAAGTCGAAGACCTGGTGCTGGGCAACACGCAGCAGCAGGGCGAGCAGGGCCTCAACGTCGCCCGCAGCATCGGCCTGATGGCCAACCTCTCGCCGGCCACCGGCGGCACGACGATCAACCGGCTCTGCGGTTCGAGCCTGCAGGCGCTCAACCAGGCCACGCACGCCATCATGGCGGGCTTCGAAGACGTGCAGATCGTGGGCGGGCTGGAGCACATGCACCATATCGCCATGGACGCCGGCATCGACATCAACCCCAAGCTGTTCCATCGCACGTCGAAGGGCGCGCTGAACATGGGCGTGACGGCCGAGTTCTTGGCCCAGACGCAAGGCATTTCGCGCCAGGAGCAAGACGTGTTTTCCATGCGCAGCCATCACCGTGCCGCCGAAGCCACGGCCAATGGCGACTTCAAGAACGAGATCGTGCCGGTTTGGGGCCGCAACGAGGCCGGTGAGCGCACGCTCGTCGAGACCGACCAGTGCATCCGGCCTGATTGCAGCCTGGAGAGCCTGGGGGCATTGAAGCCGGCGTTTATGCCCGGCGTCGGCACGGTGACGGCGGGCAACAGCTCGCCCTTGAACGACGGCGCGGCGGCGATGTTGGTGATGTCGGAAGAGAAAGCCGCCGAGCTGGGCCTGAAGCCGCTGGTGCGCGTGCTGTCCACGGCCGTCGTGGGCGTCGATCCGTGCGTGATGGGCACCGGACCCGTGCCGGCGACCCAGAAGGCCCTCAAGCGGGCCGGCCTGTCGCTGAAAGATATCGACCTGATCGAACTGAACGAGGCGTTCGCGGCCCAGACGCTGGCCTGCGTGCGGATGCTGGGCATCGACGAGGAGAAGCTGAACGTGCGTGGCGGGGCGATCGCCATCGGGCATCCGCTGGGCGCCAGCGGCGCGCGGATTGCGACCACGCTCATTCACACCATGGTCGACCGCGGCGCCACGCGCGGCCTGGCGACCATGTGCATCGGCGTCGGTCAGGGAATCGCCACGATTTTCGAGCTCGTGTGA
- a CDS encoding 3-hydroxyacyl-CoA dehydrogenase NAD-binding domain-containing protein, translating to MADDSTIRLSMLDADVAALTLDAPKKGANVLSQSVLDELEQHLDQLETRGDLAGLVLRSGKPGIFVAGADLREFVAAKNPTHEQTIGIASRGRKLFERLSRCPFVTVAAIDGICVGGGAELAIWCDRRIMSTSPKAQFGFPEVKLGLFPGWGGTVRAPRIVGLGNAVEMITSGEPIDGRTAMQMGLVSDLVPSERLDAAAVALVRSEATTKEYLADRQRWHKPVDIDETELGFLGATASAYIQGQTKGHYPAPLAALEVLLGSAGLDADAAGEAEAEAFAGLFGTPINRALINVFFLSDRNKKDTGVAAAVKPREIKSVGIFGAGIMGSGIAAAVVKRELPVTLSDAVVPALAGGVQKILEEVSYNKQTKGSDPQRMLKFAPLVNATTADAEYKNCDLVIEAVVENPKVKGELYQRIEPLLGEQTILASNTSAISIGRLAEKLKRPERFCGIHFFNPVRKMPLVEVIRGPKTSDETVATAVAFAKAVGKSPIVVNDGPGFLVNRLLLPYMNEALELILDGVEIKAIESAAKTFGMPMGPITLYDVVGLDTAYYAGQVMHEAFPDRIGESPLLAAMVKAGRLGQKTGVGFFAYKDKKEGRGTPDPTLADVVKPLMRGQTRLREQQIIERLFLPMVLEATRILEEQKVRDPRDVDLGLIYGIGFPPFKGGLLFWADTLGAAKIVEMLKPYQSFGKRYQATPMLERLAKEGRTFYGE from the coding sequence ATGGCCGACGATTCCACAATCCGCCTGTCGATGCTCGATGCCGACGTTGCCGCGCTCACGCTCGACGCGCCGAAGAAGGGAGCCAACGTCCTATCGCAGTCGGTGCTCGACGAGCTGGAGCAGCACCTCGATCAACTCGAAACCCGCGGCGATCTGGCCGGGCTGGTGCTGCGTTCCGGCAAGCCCGGCATCTTTGTGGCCGGGGCCGACTTGCGGGAGTTCGTGGCCGCCAAGAACCCCACGCACGAACAGACCATCGGCATCGCCAGCCGCGGCCGGAAGCTGTTTGAGCGGCTGTCGCGGTGCCCGTTCGTCACGGTGGCGGCCATCGACGGCATCTGCGTGGGCGGCGGGGCCGAATTGGCCATCTGGTGCGACCGGCGGATCATGAGCACCAGCCCCAAGGCCCAGTTCGGCTTCCCGGAAGTCAAACTGGGTCTGTTCCCCGGATGGGGCGGCACCGTGCGGGCACCGCGCATCGTCGGCCTGGGCAACGCGGTCGAGATGATCACGAGCGGAGAACCGATCGACGGACGAACGGCCATGCAAATGGGCCTGGTTTCCGACCTGGTGCCCAGTGAACGCCTCGACGCGGCGGCCGTCGCCTTGGTGCGAAGCGAGGCGACAACCAAAGAATACCTGGCCGACCGCCAGCGTTGGCACAAGCCGGTCGACATCGACGAAACCGAGCTGGGCTTTCTAGGCGCCACGGCCTCGGCCTATATCCAGGGCCAGACCAAGGGGCACTATCCCGCGCCGCTGGCCGCGCTGGAAGTGTTGCTCGGCTCGGCCGGCCTCGACGCCGACGCCGCGGGCGAGGCCGAAGCCGAAGCCTTCGCCGGACTGTTCGGCACGCCCATCAACCGGGCACTGATCAACGTCTTCTTTCTCAGCGACCGCAACAAAAAAGACACCGGCGTGGCGGCCGCCGTCAAACCCCGCGAGATCAAATCGGTCGGCATCTTCGGGGCCGGCATCATGGGTTCGGGCATCGCCGCCGCGGTCGTCAAGCGCGAGCTGCCGGTCACGCTCAGCGACGCCGTCGTGCCCGCCCTGGCCGGCGGCGTGCAAAAGATTCTGGAAGAAGTCTCTTACAACAAGCAGACCAAGGGGAGCGATCCGCAGCGGATGCTCAAGTTCGCTCCGCTGGTCAACGCCACCACGGCCGACGCGGAATACAAGAACTGCGACCTGGTGATCGAAGCGGTGGTGGAGAACCCGAAAGTCAAAGGCGAGCTGTATCAACGCATCGAGCCGCTGCTGGGGGAGCAGACGATTCTGGCCAGCAACACGTCGGCCATTTCCATCGGCCGGCTGGCGGAAAAGCTGAAGCGGCCCGAGCGTTTTTGCGGCATCCACTTTTTCAACCCGGTGCGCAAGATGCCGCTGGTGGAAGTGATTCGCGGGCCGAAGACGAGCGACGAGACCGTGGCCACCGCCGTCGCCTTCGCCAAGGCGGTGGGCAAATCACCGATCGTGGTCAACGACGGACCGGGCTTTCTCGTCAACCGTCTGCTGCTCCCCTACATGAACGAAGCCTTGGAGTTGATCTTGGACGGAGTGGAGATCAAGGCCATCGAATCGGCGGCCAAGACGTTCGGCATGCCGATGGGACCGATCACGCTGTACGACGTGGTGGGCCTCGACACGGCGTACTACGCCGGGCAAGTGATGCACGAGGCGTTCCCGGACCGGATCGGCGAATCGCCTTTGTTGGCCGCGATGGTCAAGGCCGGACGGCTGGGGCAAAAAACGGGTGTCGGGTTCTTCGCCTATAAGGACAAAAAGGAGGGCCGCGGCACGCCCGACCCGACGCTCGCCGATGTCGTGAAGCCGCTGATGCGCGGGCAAACCAGGCTCCGCGAGCAGCAGATCATCGAGCGGTTGTTCTTGCCGATGGTGCTGGAAGCGACGCGGATTTTGGAAGAGCAAAAGGTGCGCGACCCGCGCGACGTCGACCTGGGCCTGATTTACGGCATCGGGTTTCCGCCGTTCAAGGGCGGGCTGTTGTTCTGGGCCGACACGCTGGGGGCCGCGAAGATTGTGGAGATGTTGAAGCCCTATCAATCGTTCGGCAAGCGGTATCAGGCAACGCCGATGTTGGAGCGGCTGGCGAAGGAGGGTCGGACGTTTTATGGGGAGTAG